A single genomic interval of Bacillus spongiae harbors:
- the typA gene encoding translational GTPase TypA, with protein sequence MKTRQDLRNIAIIAHVDHGKTTLVDELLKQSGIFRSNENVEERAMDSNDLERERGITILAKNTAIQYKDTRINILDTPGHADFGGEVERIMKMVDGVLLVVDAYEGCMPQTRFVLKKALEQNLTPIVVVNKIDKDSARPEEVVDEVLELFIELDANEDQLEFPVVYASAISGTASLDPDPANQEENMQCLYEGIIENIPAPVDNREEPLQFQVALLDYNDYVGRIGIGRVFRGTMEVGQQVSLMKLDGSVKNFRVTKMFGFLGLKRVEIEKAYAGDLVAVSGMEDINVGETVCPVDYQEPLPILRIDEPTLQMTFLVNNSPFAGREGKFVTARKIEERLLAQLQTDVSLRVENTDSPDAWVVSGRGELHLSILIENMRREGYELQVSKPEVIVREIDGVKSEPVERVQIDVPEEYTGSIIESLGSRKGEMLDMINNGNGQVRLIFMVPARGLIGYSTEFMTLTRGYGIINHSFDSYQPLQQGRVGGRRQGVIVSMETGKSSTYGIMQVEDRGTIFVEPGTEIYAGMIVGEHTRENDITVNITKTKHATNVRSATKDQTVTIKKPRIMSLEQSLEYLNDDEYCEITPESIRLRKKILEKNERERVAKKKKLAEKND encoded by the coding sequence ATGAAAACAAGACAAGATTTACGAAATATAGCGATTATTGCTCACGTTGACCATGGAAAAACCACTTTAGTAGACGAACTACTAAAGCAGTCAGGGATTTTCCGCTCTAACGAAAATGTTGAAGAACGGGCAATGGATTCAAATGATTTAGAAAGAGAACGTGGAATTACCATTCTAGCAAAGAATACCGCTATTCAATATAAAGATACTCGTATTAATATTTTAGATACACCAGGTCACGCAGACTTTGGTGGAGAAGTCGAGCGTATTATGAAGATGGTTGATGGTGTTCTCCTCGTTGTAGATGCATATGAAGGATGTATGCCGCAAACCCGTTTTGTTTTAAAGAAAGCATTAGAACAAAATCTAACACCAATTGTTGTTGTGAATAAAATTGATAAAGATTCAGCTCGCCCTGAAGAGGTAGTAGATGAAGTATTAGAGCTATTTATTGAATTAGATGCAAATGAAGACCAACTTGAATTTCCTGTAGTATATGCTTCTGCTATTAGTGGTACGGCTAGTCTAGATCCAGATCCTGCTAATCAAGAAGAAAATATGCAATGCTTATACGAAGGAATAATTGAAAATATTCCAGCTCCTGTTGACAATCGGGAAGAGCCATTGCAATTCCAAGTAGCATTGCTAGATTATAATGACTACGTTGGAAGAATTGGAATAGGTCGTGTGTTTAGAGGAACGATGGAAGTTGGACAACAAGTTTCTTTAATGAAGCTTGATGGTTCTGTTAAAAATTTCCGTGTGACGAAAATGTTTGGATTTTTAGGACTGAAGCGTGTAGAAATCGAGAAGGCTTATGCTGGTGATTTAGTGGCCGTTTCAGGAATGGAAGATATTAATGTAGGGGAAACCGTGTGTCCTGTAGACTATCAAGAGCCACTTCCTATTCTACGTATCGATGAGCCAACTCTACAAATGACTTTCTTAGTTAATAATAGTCCATTTGCTGGTCGTGAAGGAAAATTTGTAACAGCCCGTAAAATAGAGGAACGTCTACTAGCTCAACTTCAAACAGACGTAAGTTTACGTGTTGAAAATACGGACTCTCCTGATGCTTGGGTTGTATCAGGGCGTGGAGAGCTTCATCTTTCTATATTAATTGAAAACATGCGTCGTGAAGGTTATGAGCTCCAAGTATCAAAGCCTGAAGTTATTGTACGTGAAATTGATGGTGTAAAAAGCGAGCCCGTTGAGCGCGTTCAAATCGATGTACCGGAAGAGTATACAGGAAGTATTATTGAGTCATTAGGTTCAAGAAAAGGTGAAATGCTTGATATGATTAACAACGGAAATGGTCAAGTTCGCCTAATCTTTATGGTTCCTGCCCGTGGCTTGATTGGTTATTCAACCGAATTTATGACATTGACTAGAGGGTACGGGATCATCAATCATTCCTTTGATAGTTATCAACCTCTTCAGCAAGGTCGTGTCGGAGGACGCCGCCAAGGAGTTATTGTTTCAATGGAGACAGGGAAATCTTCAACATATGGCATAATGCAAGTGGAGGATCGCGGAACCATCTTTGTTGAGCCTGGCACAGAAATTTATGCAGGTATGATCGTTGGAGAGCATACTCGCGAAAACGATATTACCGTTAATATTACGAAAACAAAGCATGCTACCAATGTCCGTTCTGCTACGAAAGATCAAACGGTTACGATTAAAAAACCGAGAATTATGTCTTTAGAACAGTCACTTGAGTATTTAAATGATGATGAATATTGTGAAATTACACCTGAATCCATTCGTCTTCGTAAGAAAATCTTAGAAAAAAATGAACGTGAAAGAGTAGCTAAGAAAAAGAAGCTTGCTGAAAAGAATGATTAA
- a CDS encoding YlaH-like family protein — MGDIKVEEKLSFFAALYQVDQNATLGMWMLFLTIVALSILVFKLGFAKKLPIMKSVIIYLFLIIGCTVLTFLGIFLPIAEGLVVAAVILIIYKVRLYNEKKESSSS, encoded by the coding sequence ATGGGAGATATAAAAGTAGAAGAAAAATTGTCATTTTTTGCAGCACTTTATCAAGTTGATCAAAATGCTACATTAGGAATGTGGATGCTTTTTCTCACTATTGTAGCCCTTTCCATTTTAGTTTTTAAGCTTGGATTTGCCAAGAAGCTACCTATAATGAAGTCAGTTATCATCTACCTTTTCCTAATCATTGGCTGTACGGTTCTAACCTTTTTAGGGATATTTTTGCCTATAGCTGAAGGACTAGTAGTTGCAGCGGTCATTTTAATTATTTATAAAGTTCGCTTATATAACGAAAAGAAGGAAAGTTCTTCATCGTAA
- a CDS encoding YlaI family protein — protein sequence MRVKCILCDQINKLEDETLEAKRLRNRPIHTYMCTNCHERIRIRTEERKKSTSFHLYQTPKEVDEF from the coding sequence ATGAGAGTGAAGTGTATTTTATGTGACCAAATTAACAAGCTTGAAGATGAAACATTAGAAGCTAAGCGATTGAGAAACCGTCCTATCCATACATATATGTGTACAAATTGCCATGAACGGATTCGAATAAGAACAGAAGAACGAAAAAAATCTACAAGTTTTCACCTATATCAAACACCTAAAGAAGTTGATGAATTTTAA
- a CDS encoding pyridoxamine 5'-phosphate oxidase family protein, with amino-acid sequence MANRVEPKLIPALFEEFQSETFVTISSVDKKSGAPVIHAISWILAKDEETLVLSVDQRSRLVENVENNSTVTVCLIANESTYAISGEASVEGMLEEVPLKLSLIKIKINEVRDVMFYGSKMVQAPTYDKTYDKVAAERLDSQVMEAMKKA; translated from the coding sequence ATGGCGAATCGAGTTGAACCGAAGCTTATACCAGCACTATTTGAAGAATTTCAATCAGAAACATTTGTAACCATCTCTTCAGTTGACAAAAAGTCAGGGGCCCCAGTAATTCATGCAATTTCTTGGATATTGGCGAAAGATGAGGAGACGCTCGTCCTCTCGGTTGATCAACGTTCGAGGTTGGTCGAGAATGTAGAAAATAATTCTACAGTCACTGTGTGTTTAATAGCCAATGAGTCTACGTATGCAATCTCAGGGGAAGCTAGCGTAGAAGGGATGCTAGAAGAAGTGCCATTAAAATTGTCTTTAATTAAAATAAAAATTAATGAAGTAAGAGATGTGATGTTTTACGGATCGAAAATGGTCCAAGCTCCGACATATGATAAAACATACGATAAAGTGGCGGCTGAACGCCTAGACAGCCAAGTAATGGAAGCCATGAAAAAAGCATAG
- a CDS encoding YhcN/YlaJ family sporulation lipoprotein, whose product MKNVLYFSTILFLLTACATNPEKDELAQAKNQAITVKDSHIKIEDREQSLTVSKHLEKLAISTRNVKGATAVALGGYAIVGIDVDQNLDRSEVGTIKYSVAESLKNDPSGANAIVVADPDITARLKEIGQDIQNGHPLQGITNELSDIVGRLMPEVPRLLQDPNPEDAPDKEKKKLNPQTENELNEIQEDQSNQFMKEE is encoded by the coding sequence ATGAAAAACGTTTTATATTTTTCAACGATACTTTTTTTGCTAACTGCCTGTGCCACGAATCCAGAAAAAGATGAGTTAGCTCAAGCCAAAAATCAAGCCATTACGGTTAAAGATAGTCATATAAAAATAGAGGATCGTGAACAAAGTCTTACTGTATCTAAGCATCTTGAAAAATTAGCTATTTCAACCCGTAACGTAAAAGGAGCTACCGCTGTCGCTTTAGGGGGGTACGCAATTGTTGGTATTGATGTAGACCAAAACCTTGATCGTTCTGAAGTTGGAACCATTAAATATTCTGTAGCAGAAAGTCTAAAAAATGACCCTAGTGGCGCGAACGCCATTGTCGTAGCAGATCCTGACATTACAGCAAGATTAAAAGAAATTGGACAAGATATACAAAATGGACACCCTCTTCAAGGAATTACAAATGAATTATCTGACATTGTAGGTCGACTTATGCCGGAAGTTCCTAGACTACTTCAAGATCCCAACCCTGAAGATGCTCCAGATAAGGAGAAAAAGAAACTAAATCCACAAACAGAGAATGAATTAAATGAAATCCAAGAAGATCAATCGAATCAATTCATGAAAGAAGAATAA